Proteins co-encoded in one Gossypium arboreum isolate Shixiya-1 chromosome 11, ASM2569848v2, whole genome shotgun sequence genomic window:
- the LOC108476680 gene encoding cytochrome P450 84A1-like has product MDIVAMIQSMDPLPMALLFIIPFLLLLGLISRLRRRPFPPGPKGLPIIGNMMMMDQLTHRGLAKLAHKYGGIFHMKMGYLHMVTISNPEMARQVLQVQDNIFSNRPANIAISYLTYDRADMAFANYGPFWRQMRKICVMKVFSRKRAESWESVRDEVESLVKAVAANTGKSINMGELIFNLTMNITYRAAFGSSNRHGQEEFIKILQEFSKLFGAFNIADFIPCMTWFDPQGLTTRLKNARGALDKFIDTIIDDHIQKRKTNIDNGSPEGDTDMVDDLLAFYSEEAKVNESEDLQNSIKLTKDNIKAIIMDVMFGGTETVASAIEWALTEMMKSPEDLKRVQQELAEVVGLDRRVEESDIEKLTYLKCTLKETLRLHPPIPLLLHETAEDAVVAGYQIPAKSRVMINVWAIGRDKGSWEDAESFKPSRFLKEGVPDFKGSNFEFIPFGSGRRSCPGMQLGLYALDLAVAHLLHCFTWELPDGMKPSELDMSDVFGLTAPRATRLYAVPKKRLICQLN; this is encoded by the exons ATGGATATAGTTGCTATGATACAAAGCATGGATCCATTGCCTATGGCCCTTCTTTTCATCATCCCTTTCTTATTGCTTTTAGGCCTCATATCTCGGCTTCGTCGAAGACCATTCCCTCCAGGCCCCAAAGGGTTGCCTATCATCGGCAACATGATGATGATGGACCAGTTAACTCACCGTGGACTGGCCAAGCTAGCTCATAAATACGGTGGCATATTCCATATGAAGATGGGGTACCTGCATATGGTTACTATTTCAAACCCTGAAATGGCTCGCCAAGTGCTTCAGGTCCAAGATAACATTTTTTCTAACCGGCCAGCCAACATCGCCATCAGCTATCTAACGTACGATAGAGCTGATATGGCTTTTGCTAATTACGGACCCTTTTGGAGGCAGATGCGAAAGATTTGTGTAATGAAGGTTTTCAGTAGGAAAAGAGCTGAATCATGGGAGTCAGTGAGGGATGAAGTTGAATCCCTCGTTAAAGCTGTTGCGGCCAACACCGGAAAGTCTATAAACATGGGCGAGTTGATCTTCAACCTTACCATGAACATCACTTACAGGGCGGCTTTCGGTTCCAGTAACAGACACGGGCAAGAGGAGTTCATCAAGATCTTACAAGAATTTTCCAAGCTTTTTGGTGCTTTCAATATTGCTGATTTTATCCCGTGTATGACATGGTTCGATCCTCAAGGGCTCACCACAAGGTTGAAGAACGCTCGTGGTGCATTAGACAAGTTCATCGATACCATCATCGACGACCACATCCAGAAGAGGAAGACAAACATCGACAATGGCTCTCCTGAAGGTGACACCGATATGGTCGACGATTTACTTGCTTTTTACAGTGAAGAAGCTAAAGTAAACGAATCCGAGGATCTACAAAACTCCATCAAACTCACCAAAGATAACATCAAAGCTATTATCATG GATGTGATGTTCGGCGGGACGGAGACGGTGGCATCGGCGATTGAATGGGCCTTGACGGAAATGATGAAGAGCCCGGAGGATTTGAAGAGGGTACAGCAGGAGTTGGCGGAGGTGGTGGGTCTCGACCGCCGTGTGGAAGAATCCGATATCGAGAAACTAACGTACCTGAAGTGTACTCTTAAAGAAACCCTCAGGCTCCACCCGCCAATTCCGCTGCTTCTCCACGAAACGGCGGAGGACGCTGTGGTGGCGGGGTATCAAATTCCGGCGAAGTCGCGCGTGATGATCAACGTGTGGGCCATTGGCAGAGATAAGGGTTCATGGGAAGATGCAGAGAGTTTCAAGCCATCGAGATTCTTGAAAGAAGGTGTCCCGGACTTCAAAGGAAGCAACTTCGAGTTCATTCCTTTCGGGTCGGGTAGGAGGTCGTGTCCGGGTATGCAACTCGGGTTATACGCGCTTGATTTGGCTGTGGCACATTTGCTTCACTGTTTTACGTGGGAATTGCCTGATGGGATGAAACCGAGTGAACTCGACATGAGTGATGTGTTTGGACTCACTGCACCTCGGGCGACTCGACTCTATGCTGTGCCAAAGAAACGCTTGATTTGTCAACTCAATTAA
- the LOC108479058 gene encoding zinc finger CCCH domain-containing protein 44-like has protein sequence MENCEQVESTTAVCKPCLQDDVRGGGGDDVSNNIKCSNRDSLQGVEFMSIDQCQKNTDMNDSKLVGNANVAVRGDGGATVEMGAGDGVQVVEMMRAGKRRRGRPPRNQARIVSSSAPSPQRNKEDEEDVCFICFDGGSLVLCDRRGCPKAYHPPCIKRDEAFFKSKAKWNCGWHICSSCQKASHYMCYTCTYSLCKNCTKGADYVNVRGNKGFCGTCMRTVMLIENSALGNKEMVQVDFDDQTSWEYLFKVYWILLKEKLSLNLDELTKAKNPWKEIAIPGPKGESSGELSNSINVNVGNGEKAFRDLGASPSKRRKTMKQQNFSNKVRSLDMNGMPLPEGINWATKELLEFVAHMKNGDTSMVSRFDVQALLLEYITRSNLRDPCHSSYIVCDSRLIKLFRKARVGHFEMLKLLDSHFLTKDHSRLIGRGGATKAFATQLAVDGNSDGQPVIANDKSCKTSKKVDGQPINVDKNSDGPLKGVDVMSDIGNRETSIPPHSTGMELSVNNTETDKIWHYKDLLGKIQGPFSMAMLDKWSMSGVFPSDLKIWRTSEKQANSILLTDALDRQCSQGQQLFHNSCVRIKGVIASDDGCQDRDGGARENKDLNVNQMENKQVEGSSKSMQSDTNGDCFGKNEHLTSQEFGSQSSPCSASVDIVNSNAEQMGSPLPHQESVKGDNYFPGQPQVSSSLPSSTVCQKPHETRSCEVGNGHGVERWDCGSVDMNEDLNKTYEGQIIAENVKQEDNDRKSGKSCRQSGTSSSLNDASNGWDMNSGLISLAKALEVSEQNHDIDFSTLPTSTSNLNNEDSKQSPPSSVPHQDSGPSWSTASSLVSIGSQLPEVAGEWGGYSSTLVKPSAEEWCSGLVSESSLKPTDLESNHSALPTSGNGQMTHSSSTDPANNASGWDAIVAGPHEYPLGDESVSDLLAEVEAMESLNGLPSPTSILCSDGELAQGSEHNCFSPVGGLSPVHDPGKSNTLSPRNNLRRSSQSAVTNEQFGVSSEVLDVHKSSGGHSSTSPEIVSTLYSTWRAGPETTGTNLRTVQGNANFNWGGSGQGNTNFSRGTAELTFRENGSINASTSAGNPPYWGSQQRYTGPRDRGFEGRDSSFGRDRYSSNRQSSYDGPNGVGSSRPLPKGKRVCKFYESGYCKKGASCSYWHP, from the exons ATGGAAAATTGTGAACAAGTAGAATCCACCACGGCGGTGTGTAAGCCTTGTTTACAAGACGACGTCCGCGGCGGTGGCGGTGATGATGTCAGTAATAATATTAAATGTTCGAATCGTGATTCTCTACAAGGAGTGGAGTTCATGAGCATCGATCAATGCCAGAAGAATACGGATATGAACGATTCGAAGCTTGTCGGAAACGCTAACGTGGCGGTTCGAGGAGATGGTGGTGCTACGGTTGAGATGGGAGCGGGAGATGGAGTTCAAGTTGTGGAGATGATGAGAGCGGGGAAACGGAGGCGGGGAAGGCCGCCGAGGAATCAGGCAAGAATCGTGTCGTCATCGGCGCCATCACCTCAAAGGAACAAGGAGGATGAAGAAGACGTTTGCTTTATATGCTTCGATGGCGGAAGTCTCGTACTTTGTGATCGCCG GGGCTGTCCTAAGGCTTACCATCCACCCTGTATCAAAAGGGATGAGGCATTCTTTAAATCTAAGGCAAAATGGAACTGCG GGTGGCATATATGTAGCAGTTGTCAGAAAGCTTCACATTATATGTGCTATACTTGTACATATTCCTTGTGCAAGAATTGCACCAAAGGTGCTGATTACGTGAATGTAAGAGGAAATAAAGGATTTTGTGGAACGTGCATGAGAACCGTAATGCTGATTGAAAACAGCGCATTAGGAAATAAGGAAATG GTTCAAGTGGATTTTGATGACCAAACTAGTTGGGAGTATCTCTTCAAGGTTTAttggattttattgaaagaaaaattgTCTTTGAATTTAGATGAGCTTACCAAAGCTAAAAATCCCTGGAAGGAAATTGCTATACCGGGTCCTAAGGGAGAATCATCAGGTGAACTTAGTAACAGTATTAATGTTAATGTTGGTAATGGAGAAAAAGCTTTTAGAGACCTAGGAGCAAGTCCTTCCAAGAGAAGGAAAACAATGAAACAACAGAACTTTTCGAACAAAGTTAGATCTCTAGATATGAACGGGATGCCATTGCCTGAAGGCATAAATTGGGCGACAAAGGAGCTTCTTGAATTTGTGGCACACATGAAAAATGGTGATACATCTATGGTTTCTCGTTTTGATGTTCAGGCACTTTTGCTTGAGTACATAACAAGAAGCAATCTTCGTGATCCTTGCCACAGTTCTTACATTGTCTGTGATTCGAGGCTTATAAAATTGTTTCGAAAAGCAAGGGTTGGCCACTTTGAAATGTTAAAGCTTCTTGATTCTCATTTTCTCACCAAAGATCATTCAAGGCTCATTGGTAGAGGAGGAGCCACCAAAGCTTTTGCTACCCAATTGGCTGTTGATGGGAATAGTGATGGTCAACCCGTAATTGCCAATGATAAGAGTTGTAAAACTAGTAAAAAGGTTGATGGTCAACCCATCAATGTTGATAAGAACAGTGATGGTCCACTGAAGGGAGTTGATGTCATGAGTGATATAGGAAACAGGGAAACTAGCATACCACCACATTCTACAGGAATGGAGCTATCTGTAAATAATACTGAGACAGATAAAATATGGCACTATAAAGACCTGCTTGGGAAAATTCAAGGGCCATTTTCTATGGCAATGTTAGATAAATGGAGCATGAGTGGTGTTTTCCCTTCTGATCTGAAAATATGGCGAACAAGTGAAAAGCAGGCGAACTCCATTCTCTTAACTGATGCTCTTGATAGGCAGTGCAGCCAAGGGCAACAGTTGTTTCATAACAGCTGCGTACGAATTAAGGGTGTCATTGCCTCTGATGATGGATGTCAGGACAGGGATGGTGGTGCTAGGGAGAACAAGGATCTGAATGTAAATCAGATGGAAAACAAACAGGTTGAGGGGAGTTCGAAGTCAATGCAGAGCGATACAAATGGTGATTGTTTTGGTAAAAATGAACATTTGACGAGCCAAGAATTTGGCTCTCAATCTTCACCTTGTAGTGCCTCTGTAGATATTGTCAATTCAAATGCAGAACAAATGGGAAGTCCTTTACCACATCAGGAATCTGTGAAGGGTGATAATTACTTCCCTGGTCAGCCCCAAGTAAGTAGTTCACTTCCCTCATCAACAGTATGTCAGAAACCACATGAAACCCGGTCTTGTGAAGTAGGCAACGGGCATGGGGTTGAAAGATGGGACTGTGGTTCAGTTGACATGAATGAAGATTTGAACAAGACTTATGAAGGACAAATCATTGCTGAAAATGTGAAGCAAGAAGATAATGACAGAAAATCAGGTAAATCTTGTAGGCAAAGTGGGACATCTTCATCTTTAAACGATGCTTCCAATGGATGGGATATGAATTCTGGTCTGATTTCTCTGGCAAAAGCACTTGAAGTATCGGAGCAGAATCACGATATTGATTTCTCAACTCTTCCTACCTCAACATCAAATTTGAACAATGAAGACTCAAAACAGTCTCCTCCTTCGAGTGTACCTCATCAAGATTCAGGTCCTAGTTGGAGTACAGCTTCTAGTCTAGTCAGTATTGGATCACAACTTCCTGAAGTAGCTGGTGAATGGGGTGGGTATTCCTCCACTCTAGTGAAACCTTCTGCAGAGGAATGGTGTTCGGGTCTTGTGTCCGAATCTTCTTTGAAACCAACTGACTTAGAAAGTAATCATTCGGCTTTACCAACTTCAGGAAATGGCCAAATGACACATTCTTCTTCCACAGATCCTGCGAATAATGCATCTGGTTGGGATGCAATTGTTGCCGGACCCCATGAGTATCCATTGGGTGATGAATCTGTTTCTGATCTCTTGGCTGAAGTTGAAGCAATGGAGTCACTTAATGGCTTGCCGTCACCTACTTCAATTTTGTGTTCTGATGGTGAGTTGGCACAAGGTTCTGAACATAATTGTTTTAGCCCTGTAGGAGGACTGAGCCCTGTACATGATCCAGGAAAAAGCAATACTTTGAGCCCGAGAAATAATCTACGAAGGTCTTCTCAGTCAGCTGTGACCAATGAGCAGTTTGGGGTATCGTCTGAGGTTCTTGATGTTCATAAGAGTTCTGGTGGGCATTCTTCCACAAGTCCTGAAATAGTTTCTACTTTATATTCTACTTGGAGAGCAGGGCCTGAAACTACGGGCACCAATTTGAGAACAGTTCAAGGAAATGCGAATTTTAATTGGGGAGGTTCAGGTCAAGGAAATACGAATTTTAGTAGGGGAACAGCTGAGTTAACATTCCGGGAAAATGGAAGCATCAATGCAAGCACTTCTGCAGGGAATCCGCCCTATTGGGGAAGCCAACAGAGGTATACAGGTCCAAGGGACCGGGGTTTTGAGGGAAGAGATTCAAGTTTTGGTAGGGACAGGTACTCTTCGAATAGGCAGTCGTCCTATGATGGTCCAAATGGAGTTGGTTCTTCGAGACCTCTGCCCAAAGGGAAACGGGTTTGTAAATTTTACGAAAGTGGGTATTGCAAGAAGGGAGCATCATGCAGTTACTGGCACCCTTGA
- the LOC108477621 gene encoding uncharacterized protein LOC108477621 has protein sequence MVANRRMARSMNVEIYSRRLETFRVTETIGRRPGLPPRSYRVDLRNRQCDCRRFQTLHYPCAHVVAACAKVNLNVEQFVDDVYTLNRTLRVWENEFPVLPDLSTWEVPPTTFELVPDRGLRQNLRGRSQSTRIRNEMDIREKSEGTRCGLCRLAGHNRSKCPQ, from the coding sequence ATGGTTGCAAACCGTCGGATGGCTaggtcgatgaatgtagaaatatattcacGACGCCTTGAAACGTTTCGAGTTACGGAGACCATTGGTCGTCGACCCGGTCTACCACCTAGGTCCTATAGAGTTGATCTCCGGAATAGACAATGCGATTGCAGGAGAttccaaacacttcattatccGTGTGCTCATGTTGTGGCAGCTTGTGCTAAAGTAAACCTTAATGTTGAACAATTTGTCGATGATGTGTACACACTCAACCGCACGTTACGTGTATGGGAAAATGAGTTTCCTGTCCTGCCTGACCTGTCTACGTGGGAAGTGCCtccgacgacttttgaacttgTCCCAGACAGAGGTCTACGCCAGAATTTGAGAGGTCGTTCGCAATCAACTAGAATCCGTAATGaaatggacattagggagaaatccgaGGGTACGCGTTGTGGATTATGCAGGTTAGCTGGTCATAATCGGAGTAAATGCCCACAGTGA